One Turneriella parva DSM 21527 genomic region harbors:
- a CDS encoding fibronectin-binding protein, whose protein sequence is MKKSLNMLFCCLALTVGGFAQNYSECQAPNAHMNPNCNGSAPAAGAFQGGSYAVQGSTPEGTRYEGSVVISGDATSGFHVVWTIGSETYEGTGTLSGTVLTVDWGQAEPVVYKIVGGGAILNGKWGKRGRGREKLTRQ, encoded by the coding sequence ATGAAGAAATCGCTCAACATGCTTTTTTGCTGCTTGGCTCTCACGGTCGGTGGTTTTGCGCAGAACTATTCAGAATGTCAGGCACCCAACGCGCACATGAACCCCAACTGCAATGGCAGCGCACCGGCGGCCGGCGCGTTTCAGGGTGGTAGCTATGCAGTGCAGGGCTCGACGCCAGAGGGGACAAGATATGAGGGTAGCGTTGTCATTTCAGGCGATGCCACCTCAGGTTTTCACGTTGTCTGGACAATTGGCAGCGAAACGTATGAAGGCACTGGAACTTTGAGTGGAACCGTGCTGACCGTCGACTGGGGCCAGGCAGAACCGGTGGTATACAAAATCGTCGGCGGCGGTGCGATTCTCAATGGTAAATGGGGTAAACGCGGCCGAGGCCGGGAAAAACTTACCCGCCAGTAA
- a CDS encoding electron transfer flavoprotein subunit beta/FixA family protein has translation MNTLVLIKQVPDTEAKINVAAGKISEAGIKWTISPYDEIALEEAIRMKEKSGGTVTALAVGDDSVQNALRSAFAMGADNAIHVKVDGYQMLDSFGIAKAIASAIEGADYKVVLAGRQGSDSDNGQVPLILATLKGWGCVSFAKKVEVSGDKAIIECEADGGEAVYEASLPVVITANAGLNEPRYPSLKGIMASKKKPIDSKPANIGAETKIEVLGFEPPPARPAGRTIDGADAAAKAKELVKSLREEIKAI, from the coding sequence ATGAATACACTGGTTTTGATCAAGCAAGTGCCCGATACAGAGGCAAAAATCAACGTCGCCGCAGGCAAAATATCTGAGGCTGGCATTAAATGGACGATTTCACCCTACGACGAAATTGCTCTCGAAGAAGCAATCCGCATGAAAGAGAAATCAGGTGGTACCGTTACAGCTCTCGCCGTGGGCGATGATTCTGTACAAAACGCGCTGCGCTCTGCATTTGCCATGGGCGCAGACAACGCAATTCATGTGAAAGTCGATGGTTACCAGATGCTCGACAGTTTCGGCATCGCAAAAGCCATAGCTTCGGCGATCGAAGGCGCCGATTACAAAGTCGTGCTCGCCGGTCGTCAGGGTTCAGACTCTGACAATGGTCAGGTGCCCCTGATTCTCGCAACCCTCAAAGGCTGGGGCTGCGTTTCGTTCGCGAAAAAAGTTGAAGTATCGGGCGACAAGGCCATTATCGAATGCGAAGCCGACGGCGGCGAAGCGGTTTACGAAGCTTCTCTGCCCGTTGTAATCACCGCGAACGCGGGTCTTAACGAACCCCGTTACCCTTCACTCAAGGGCATCATGGCATCGAAGAAGAAACCAATCGATTCAAAACCCGCAAACATTGGCGCCGAAACAAAGATCGAAGTGCTCGGCTTTGAACCGCCGCCGGCACGTCCGGCTGGCCGCACAATCGACGGTGCAGATGCAGCAGCAAAAGCGAAAGAGCTCGTGAAGTCTCTGCGCGAAGAAATCAAGGCTATTTAA
- a CDS encoding electron transfer flavoprotein subunit alpha/FixB family protein, whose protein sequence is MAKILAVGEIAGGVLRKASRETTSVGKKLGSVSTVLIGSGAAAGAAEVAKHGADTVYVGEIATYNGEAYAKAIADLVKAKGYEVVILPHSWIGRDISARIATLLNTGVISDAVDISMDGDRVKIRKPVYSGKAFVSLKVKASPQVVTIRPNAHPIAESAGAGAVENITVDAGAAKAKQVKFEAKSGSRVSLTEADIVVSGGRGIKGPENFPLIEQLADILGAGVGATRAVVDAGWCDHTLQIGQTGQTVSPKLYVAVGISGAIQHMAGMGSSKYIVAINKDADAPIFKVSTYGIVDDLFNVLPPLKEELKAALGK, encoded by the coding sequence ATGGCAAAAATACTCGCAGTAGGCGAAATCGCAGGCGGAGTCTTGAGAAAGGCTTCGCGTGAAACGACGAGCGTGGGCAAGAAGCTCGGCTCGGTATCAACGGTTCTTATCGGCTCGGGTGCAGCGGCAGGCGCAGCAGAAGTTGCGAAACACGGCGCTGACACCGTGTATGTAGGCGAAATCGCCACGTACAACGGCGAAGCGTATGCAAAAGCAATCGCAGACCTCGTCAAGGCGAAGGGCTATGAAGTGGTCATTCTACCCCACTCATGGATAGGTCGCGATATCTCTGCCCGCATCGCGACACTCTTGAATACAGGTGTGATCTCAGACGCCGTCGACATCAGCATGGACGGCGACCGCGTAAAAATACGCAAGCCCGTCTACTCTGGCAAGGCGTTCGTGTCGCTCAAGGTCAAGGCATCGCCACAGGTCGTGACGATTCGCCCCAACGCTCACCCGATCGCTGAAAGCGCAGGAGCCGGCGCGGTTGAAAACATCACCGTCGATGCAGGCGCAGCAAAAGCGAAACAGGTCAAGTTCGAAGCGAAAAGCGGCTCACGAGTGTCACTGACCGAAGCCGACATCGTCGTCTCGGGTGGCCGCGGCATCAAAGGCCCTGAGAACTTTCCTCTCATCGAACAGCTCGCCGATATTCTTGGCGCAGGCGTCGGCGCAACGCGCGCGGTTGTCGATGCCGGCTGGTGCGACCACACGTTGCAGATCGGCCAGACGGGGCAGACAGTTTCGCCAAAACTCTACGTCGCGGTCGGCATCTCGGGCGCGATTCAGCACATGGCGGGCATGGGCTCGTCAAAGTACATCGTTGCGATCAATAAAGACGCAGATGCACCGATCTTCAAGGTTTCGACCTACGGAATTGTAGACGACCTGTTCAACGTATTACCACCGTTGAAAGAAGAGCTGAAGGCAGCCCTCGGCAAGTAA
- the deoC gene encoding deoxyribose-phosphate aldolase translates to MKAVAPTRLYASPTLDPMYTPVDQVGVEERVARFKTRSLKNEAKLAGIRLAIRMIDLTTLEGKDSPGKVIQLCQKAMRPSELPGVPKVAAVCVYPNMIPVAKKALKGSGIHIACVSTAFPAAQIPLDIKIEDVRRSVELGADEVDMVISRGQFLAGEYNYVFDEIAAVKEACGKAHLKVILETGELETLDNVRRASFIAMRAGADFIKTSTGKAAVNATMPVTLVMLECIRDYYDDTGIKIGMKPAGGIRTSKEALHYLVMVKETLGDAWLDPDWFRFGASTLLNDLLMQYAKQTKGGYQSLDYFSLS, encoded by the coding sequence ATGAAAGCCGTTGCGCCCACCCGCCTCTATGCCAGCCCCACTCTCGACCCCATGTATACCCCTGTAGATCAGGTCGGTGTTGAAGAGCGAGTGGCCAGATTCAAAACGCGCAGTCTCAAGAACGAAGCGAAACTGGCAGGTATTCGCCTCGCAATCCGCATGATCGACCTGACAACGCTAGAGGGCAAAGACAGCCCGGGCAAGGTCATTCAACTATGCCAGAAGGCAATGCGCCCTTCAGAGCTTCCCGGTGTGCCCAAAGTTGCGGCAGTCTGCGTTTACCCGAACATGATACCCGTTGCCAAAAAGGCACTTAAAGGTTCTGGCATCCATATCGCCTGCGTGTCGACGGCTTTTCCCGCGGCGCAGATTCCGCTCGATATCAAGATCGAAGACGTCAGGCGTTCGGTAGAGCTTGGCGCCGACGAAGTCGATATGGTTATTTCGCGCGGCCAGTTTCTGGCAGGCGAATACAACTATGTATTCGATGAGATCGCTGCGGTCAAAGAAGCCTGTGGCAAAGCTCACCTGAAAGTGATTCTGGAAACCGGTGAACTCGAAACTCTCGATAACGTGCGCCGCGCGAGCTTCATCGCCATGCGTGCGGGCGCCGATTTTATCAAGACTTCGACGGGCAAAGCGGCAGTCAACGCGACGATGCCCGTTACCCTCGTCATGCTCGAATGCATTCGCGACTACTATGACGACACCGGCATCAAAATCGGCATGAAGCCTGCCGGCGGCATTCGCACCTCGAAAGAAGCATTGCACTACCTCGTTATGGTCAAAGAAACCCTGGGCGACGCCTGGCTCGACCCCGATTGGTTTCGCTTTGGTGCCTCGACACTGCTCAACGATCTGCTGATGCAATACGCAAAACAGACAAAAGGCGGCTACCAGTCTTTGGATTATTTCTCTTTAAGTTGA
- a CDS encoding dienelactone hydrolase family protein: MKNPIAYAALAAFLSACSPKNDPAAHMKTASLTYQQDGKDFEGYLALPKKTDKKLAGVLLIHDWTGLDDYEQMRARMLAENGYVAFAMDMYGKGVRATNHKEAGELSGIYGKDRKLLRSRIETALQVLKSRPEVDSSRIAIIGYCFGGMAAIEAALMAADIRGVVTFHAALSFPTLVADAGNIKVPLLIHHGGADKFVPEKDVKALRAQLDKVKAEYQLVVHPGATHGFTLKSNVGHEEHFGMKYDVKADLESWASMLSFLRKTLK; encoded by the coding sequence ATGAAAAATCCAATAGCATACGCGGCTCTGGCCGCGTTTCTCAGCGCGTGTTCGCCGAAGAATGACCCGGCGGCGCACATGAAAACAGCAAGCCTCACTTACCAGCAAGACGGCAAAGACTTTGAAGGTTATCTGGCCTTGCCCAAAAAGACAGACAAGAAACTTGCGGGCGTGCTGCTCATTCACGACTGGACAGGTCTCGACGACTACGAACAGATGCGCGCCAGAATGCTCGCCGAAAACGGCTATGTCGCCTTCGCGATGGATATGTATGGCAAAGGCGTGCGCGCAACGAACCACAAAGAAGCCGGCGAACTCAGCGGCATCTATGGCAAAGACCGAAAGCTGCTCAGGTCGCGCATCGAGACGGCATTGCAGGTTCTGAAAAGTCGGCCCGAAGTCGATAGTTCGCGCATTGCAATCATCGGCTATTGTTTTGGGGGCATGGCCGCGATCGAAGCCGCTCTCATGGCGGCCGATATCAGAGGCGTGGTTACCTTTCACGCCGCGCTGTCTTTTCCGACGCTGGTGGCTGACGCTGGCAACATCAAGGTGCCATTACTGATTCACCACGGCGGGGCAGATAAATTTGTACCCGAAAAAGACGTCAAGGCGCTGAGGGCCCAACTCGACAAGGTGAAGGCCGAATACCAGCTCGTGGTGCACCCAGGCGCAACGCATGGCTTCACGTTGAAGTCAAACGTTGGTCATGAAGAGCACTTCGGTATGAAATATGACGTTAAAGCTGATCTCGAATCGTGGGCGAGCATGCTCTCGTTCTTGCGCAAGACTCTAAAATAA
- a CDS encoding SH3 domain-containing protein, with the protein MTKLKFSILLILMAGIAAIPACKKKAAGAREAQQASSANEPLSTAFVVKTPIAIQASPEARAKAVVALPVGAAVDIFGTRVADLKTPDTAFWYKVRFTAPGAAAPVEGFVSEREEVLRENFLVFNKKTEERTTVEDAQGNSVDKVGVPGVMATTSVNLRKSPAMNGAVIRQLKNGEVLKVLAISASTVEIDKKRAEWYFVSDAQGQTGYCFGGYMLAGLYDELAQLQDVGFRFIHGWATVTAKYAKALRAPVGADTFNLNSLPMADSDKPKSEILKGAILEIDGETTKSTDRYRVLARFEAEPEYFIQKYYYIAKSDVKFTGDYFTISGKQPHKIEKTLAKDLNTYLRGDVNLQCTRVLPFEGGSDSEKRSFLAIQTALGHAYSVSEDNGKISCLGVNERISLLVETKEGKNIFLGKLGRGEVSFVDLDNNGAPEVVSETYQMRAGSFLQVYAIAEGRLSPIFSYSNEPDTCLSARLEGRYLIVEGGAAEDSDEQLTERCGKNLAEMLKENKAVALNTKHRSFPAYLRYDGAKFQPIEKPDDLPGNPG; encoded by the coding sequence ATGACCAAGCTTAAGTTCTCAATCCTCCTTATATTGATGGCTGGCATCGCCGCAATACCGGCCTGCAAAAAAAAGGCAGCCGGCGCACGCGAGGCACAGCAGGCCTCTTCGGCGAATGAACCGCTTTCGACTGCTTTTGTGGTGAAGACGCCGATCGCGATTCAGGCCTCACCCGAGGCGCGGGCGAAGGCGGTCGTGGCGCTGCCGGTGGGTGCGGCGGTAGACATTTTCGGTACGCGTGTGGCTGATCTGAAGACGCCTGACACGGCGTTTTGGTATAAAGTGAGGTTTACCGCACCGGGGGCCGCAGCGCCGGTCGAAGGCTTCGTCAGCGAACGCGAAGAGGTGCTACGCGAAAATTTTCTCGTCTTTAATAAAAAAACCGAAGAGCGCACAACCGTTGAAGATGCGCAGGGAAACTCTGTCGATAAAGTCGGCGTGCCCGGCGTTATGGCGACGACATCCGTTAACTTACGCAAGTCGCCGGCAATGAATGGCGCGGTGATTCGCCAGCTTAAGAACGGCGAGGTGCTGAAGGTGCTGGCGATTTCTGCGTCGACGGTCGAAATCGACAAGAAGCGGGCCGAATGGTATTTCGTGAGCGATGCGCAGGGGCAAACCGGCTATTGTTTCGGTGGTTATATGCTCGCAGGGCTCTACGACGAACTCGCGCAACTGCAAGACGTGGGCTTTCGCTTTATTCACGGCTGGGCAACCGTCACTGCCAAGTATGCTAAAGCGCTGCGCGCACCAGTGGGCGCAGACACGTTTAATCTGAATTCATTGCCGATGGCCGATTCAGATAAGCCAAAAAGCGAAATTTTAAAAGGTGCTATTCTTGAGATTGACGGTGAAACGACGAAGTCGACAGATCGCTACAGAGTTCTCGCGCGTTTTGAAGCTGAGCCAGAATATTTTATACAAAAATATTATTACATCGCCAAATCTGACGTAAAGTTTACCGGCGACTATTTTACGATTTCGGGTAAACAGCCTCACAAGATCGAAAAGACTCTGGCGAAAGATCTGAACACTTATCTGCGCGGCGATGTCAATTTGCAATGCACAAGAGTCTTGCCTTTCGAGGGCGGCAGCGACAGCGAAAAGCGCAGTTTTCTTGCAATTCAAACAGCTCTGGGTCACGCCTACAGCGTGTCAGAAGATAATGGCAAGATCAGCTGTCTCGGCGTCAACGAGCGTATTTCGCTGCTCGTTGAGACCAAAGAAGGCAAGAATATCTTTCTCGGTAAACTTGGGCGGGGTGAGGTCTCTTTTGTCGATCTCGACAATAATGGCGCGCCTGAAGTTGTCAGCGAGACATACCAAATGCGAGCGGGAAGTTTCTTACAGGTTTACGCAATTGCCGAAGGCAGGTTAAGCCCCATCTTCTCTTATTCCAATGAACCTGACACCTGCCTTTCGGCGCGACTCGAGGGCAGATATCTTATCGTTGAAGGTGGTGCGGCCGAAGACAGCGACGAACAACTAACCGAGCGGTGTGGCAAGAACCTCGCAGAGATGCTGAAAGAAAATAAAGCAGTGGCGCTCAATACCAAACACCGAAGTTTTCCCGCATACCTCAGGTACGACGGTGCAAAATTTCAGCCGATCGAAAAACCAGACGATCTGCCCGGCAACCCGGGCTAA
- a CDS encoding ArsR/SmtB family transcription factor, with the protein MQNEKALNGFVRRRKTVSAENIYLFKTEVLRALSDETRQGIIVLLGKHGSLCVSDLAAYFNVGRPTVSHHLHVLKGAKVVRSEKLGKEMHYSLNLRNIRRSIKSLDRVLDSIETSQ; encoded by the coding sequence ATGCAGAACGAGAAGGCGCTCAACGGCTTTGTACGCAGGCGCAAGACCGTTTCTGCCGAGAACATATACCTGTTCAAGACAGAGGTCTTGCGGGCATTGTCCGACGAAACCCGACAGGGAATCATCGTTCTGCTGGGCAAACACGGCAGTCTGTGCGTGAGCGATCTGGCCGCGTATTTTAACGTGGGCAGGCCAACGGTTTCGCACCATCTGCATGTGCTGAAAGGGGCCAAAGTTGTTCGTTCTGAGAAGCTGGGTAAAGAGATGCATTACTCTCTCAACCTGCGCAACATCAGACGATCGATCAAGAGCCTCGACAGAGTTCTGGACAGCATAGAAACAAGCCAATGA
- a CDS encoding LpxI family protein, with protein sequence MKHLAIFAGAGELPLIAAKNAAKADIPFTLYHITEAELNAELAADISLKKREVSLGTLGQTFAYLKKDKITEAILLGKIEKQRLLQDVVRDAEADRIYAAAADRRDDTLFHEFARALASMQIHILPQKSLLDGCFLPAGVLTQKKPESASLLEDIEFGYELSRKIGSLDIGQTAVVFQKMVLAVEAIEGTDAAIRRAGEIINKGSPTEAHRAHGEPGASVRSGSPQDAHRAHGEPGASVRSGVVCKTAKTSQDPRFDLPAVGTRTLETMHAAGLQALVIEAAHTLVVNPQEFIARADALGLIVIAR encoded by the coding sequence ATGAAACACCTCGCCATTTTTGCCGGTGCTGGCGAGTTGCCGCTTATTGCGGCGAAGAATGCAGCAAAAGCGGATATCCCCTTTACTCTTTACCACATCACCGAGGCAGAACTGAATGCAGAGCTTGCTGCAGATATTTCGTTGAAAAAGCGCGAAGTTTCTCTCGGCACTTTGGGCCAGACATTCGCCTACCTAAAAAAAGACAAGATTACCGAAGCGATTCTGCTTGGCAAAATCGAAAAGCAACGCCTGCTTCAAGATGTGGTGCGCGATGCAGAAGCAGACAGAATTTATGCAGCCGCCGCCGACCGGCGCGACGATACGCTGTTTCATGAATTTGCGCGGGCGCTCGCGTCGATGCAGATTCACATTCTGCCGCAGAAATCATTGCTCGACGGCTGTTTTCTGCCCGCAGGTGTGCTGACGCAGAAAAAGCCTGAATCCGCATCGCTGCTCGAAGACATCGAATTTGGCTATGAACTCAGCAGAAAAATCGGCAGCCTCGATATCGGTCAGACAGCCGTTGTATTTCAGAAGATGGTGCTCGCGGTCGAGGCAATTGAAGGCACCGATGCGGCGATCAGGCGCGCGGGAGAAATAATAAACAAGGGTTCGCCGACAGAGGCGCATCGTGCGCATGGCGAACCTGGCGCCTCCGTGCGCTCTGGTTCACCCCAAGATGCGCATCGTGCGCATGGCGAACCTGGCGCCTCCGTGCGCTCTGGCGTCGTCTGCAAAACTGCGAAGACTTCGCAAGACCCGCGTTTTGATCTGCCGGCGGTCGGCACACGCACTCTTGAGACAATGCACGCGGCGGGTTTGCAGGCGCTCGTGATTGAAGCCGCACACACACTCGTCGTCAACCCGCAAGAATTTATTGCGCGAGCCGATGCGCTTGGCTTGATTGTGATCGCCCGCTGA
- a CDS encoding IS30 family transposase: protein MRPYVQLSNDERLRIEESLAEGLKASQIARNLKRHPSTIFREIRRNSMPRHYSARCARDEARKRQTNTNAAKVTPELWSEIGASLKSTLSPEQIAGRMRLERFDGVCMQTIYNHVRKKSGTSNFYRLCLRRKGKPYKRKVRIEAENKGFFRIHDLPAEALTRRKPGYWEGDLVEGKMGTGQIATFVERHSRYLLAAKLERKLVTQFNAAARDLFADIDNERLRGIIYDRGTEMSGYRDLQQVLNCGIYFCDPGSPWQRGTNENTNGLLRESFPKGTDFRRIDQEQVDAALKLLNNRPRKRLNYRTPAEVYFRSPIALRFGM from the coding sequence ATGCGACCCTACGTTCAACTATCAAATGATGAAAGACTGCGTATAGAAGAAAGCCTTGCTGAGGGCCTCAAGGCCAGCCAAATCGCCAGAAATCTTAAGCGACACCCGAGCACTATTTTTCGAGAGATTCGGCGTAATTCAATGCCACGACATTACAGCGCGCGGTGCGCCAGAGACGAGGCGCGAAAGCGCCAGACTAATACCAACGCCGCGAAGGTTACACCAGAGCTTTGGTCAGAGATCGGAGCATCGCTCAAGTCGACGCTGTCACCAGAACAGATCGCAGGCCGCATGCGCCTAGAACGTTTCGACGGTGTCTGCATGCAGACGATTTACAATCATGTGCGCAAGAAATCCGGCACATCGAATTTTTATCGCCTGTGCCTGCGCCGCAAAGGCAAACCATACAAGCGCAAAGTGAGGATTGAGGCTGAAAACAAAGGGTTTTTTCGCATTCACGACCTGCCAGCCGAAGCTTTGACGCGACGCAAACCCGGCTACTGGGAGGGCGATTTGGTCGAGGGTAAAATGGGCACCGGGCAGATTGCAACTTTCGTCGAAAGGCATTCGCGTTACTTGCTCGCGGCGAAACTGGAGCGCAAATTGGTGACACAGTTTAACGCTGCAGCGCGCGACCTATTCGCCGACATCGATAACGAACGGCTGCGGGGTATCATTTACGATCGGGGCACCGAGATGAGTGGCTACCGCGACCTGCAGCAAGTGCTGAACTGCGGCATCTACTTTTGTGACCCCGGCTCGCCATGGCAGAGAGGTACGAACGAAAACACGAACGGCCTGCTGCGCGAGTCTTTTCCCAAAGGCACAGATTTTCGGCGCATCGACCAGGAACAGGTTGACGCAGCGCTTAAATTACTAAATAACCGACCACGCAAGCGGCTGAATTACCGAACCCCGGCCGAGGTCTACTTTCGCAGCCCTATCGCACTTCGTTTTGGAATGTAA
- a CDS encoding thiolase family protein: MAKKMKFDRDGDRIVVAGAVRTPVGQAGSALSAMHSFELGSLVVEELLKRTKLDKNKIDGVVAGEIGQSSKAPNAARVISVKNDLPLNASAVTVANNCVSGYEAVFEAARRLITGENDLIVVIGEESMSNFPIYLDGAKQNSKTANIDKLKANWAEVPNMPDIKLIDGVAEGLNDPIRDAMMFATAEIVAQKLGLTREELDKYAHGSYKKAFDALSAGTYDKYLLPVKYGEKPEEVLSKDEFVMGKTGFIEKPERFAKSPVIYEKMPGGLKGLYDRFEKWIGKKYEETAKPVVTLFNACPQSDGAGAVVLTTESKAKELGLPILAKIKGWGYAGVDPAIMGLGIAYAMKQALENTGLSWDEINKFEIHEAFAATALGSMVVARDEFKHDLVSRLEKGDVNPNGGTLAMGHPLGATGIRVLINQLLDIEAGAKYAMGSICAGGGVGGALILEKP; this comes from the coding sequence ATGGCAAAAAAAATGAAATTTGACCGCGATGGCGATCGTATCGTTGTTGCCGGTGCAGTGAGAACTCCCGTTGGCCAGGCTGGCTCGGCGCTCTCGGCGATGCACTCTTTTGAACTGGGTTCTTTGGTAGTCGAAGAGCTGCTGAAACGCACGAAACTCGACAAGAACAAGATCGACGGTGTCGTTGCGGGTGAAATTGGCCAGTCGTCAAAAGCGCCAAACGCCGCGCGCGTTATCTCGGTTAAAAACGACCTGCCACTGAATGCGAGTGCAGTCACTGTGGCAAACAACTGCGTTTCAGGCTACGAAGCAGTCTTTGAAGCGGCTCGCCGCCTGATCACCGGCGAGAACGATCTGATCGTGGTTATCGGCGAAGAGTCGATGTCTAACTTTCCCATCTACCTCGATGGTGCGAAGCAGAACTCTAAAACGGCAAACATCGATAAGCTCAAGGCGAACTGGGCCGAAGTGCCTAATATGCCCGACATCAAACTAATCGACGGCGTGGCAGAGGGCCTCAACGACCCCATACGCGACGCGATGATGTTTGCGACGGCAGAGATCGTGGCGCAGAAACTGGGCCTCACGCGCGAAGAGCTCGACAAGTATGCGCACGGCTCATACAAAAAGGCTTTCGATGCGCTGAGCGCAGGCACATACGACAAGTACCTGCTGCCCGTAAAATACGGCGAAAAACCAGAAGAAGTTCTGAGCAAAGACGAGTTTGTCATGGGCAAAACCGGCTTTATTGAGAAGCCTGAGCGTTTCGCAAAATCACCTGTGATCTACGAAAAAATGCCCGGTGGCCTCAAAGGTCTCTATGATCGTTTCGAAAAGTGGATTGGTAAAAAATACGAAGAGACTGCGAAACCTGTGGTGACGCTGTTCAACGCGTGCCCGCAATCCGACGGAGCCGGCGCAGTGGTACTGACTACTGAGTCAAAAGCGAAAGAACTGGGCCTGCCGATACTCGCAAAAATCAAAGGTTGGGGCTATGCCGGTGTAGACCCTGCGATCATGGGCCTCGGCATTGCATACGCAATGAAGCAGGCGCTGGAAAACACAGGCCTCAGCTGGGATGAAATCAACAAGTTTGAAATCCATGAGGCGTTCGCTGCAACTGCCCTGGGTTCAATGGTTGTGGCGCGCGACGAGTTCAAACACGATCTGGTATCACGCCTTGAAAAAGGTGATGTCAACCCGAACGGCGGTACACTCGCGATGGGTCACCCGCTCGGAGCAACAGGCATTCGTGTACTGATCAACCAGCTGCTCGACATCGAAGCTGGCGCAAAATACGCAATGGGCTCGATCTGCGCCGGCGGCGGCGTTGGCGGCGCGTTGATTCTCGAGAAACCATAA
- a CDS encoding multiheme c-type cytochrome: MYAGSFKVALALLALSQLLFCQKSEPTPLFTKGVFPLVMRPADFAAHPKTGAAMQSSTDCAPCHETAYRNWQASRHRVALTNELYRESHEREPSPWCVNCHAPLRLSGSDSKPYREEEGVSCLVCHVREGKILVKKLPQTSAGGSRVTHAGPAHSYSVDNRLGDERFCEGCHEFNFPTAATAMREGHALHYTDQPMQSTVSEYRSSAFYGNVTCSGCHLFPYTPDSHTFPGGHAIDRLKKDLRVEVARVSPGRIALKLFASGVGHSLPTGDLFRTLRVRIIDPASKLAEEIELRHYFEPIAGAANSTTLPLKRRVREETLPPPQADYISMREFTVTWPASADRVVTELYIDYLNHMSTITTRLPPHMTRPLIKRETHRLAPARGADAKG, translated from the coding sequence GTGTACGCAGGCAGCTTTAAGGTCGCTCTCGCGCTTCTTGCGTTGTCGCAGCTGCTCTTTTGCCAAAAGAGCGAGCCCACTCCCCTTTTCACAAAAGGTGTTTTTCCGCTGGTGATGCGCCCGGCTGACTTTGCCGCGCACCCCAAAACCGGCGCGGCGATGCAAAGTTCGACCGATTGTGCCCCCTGCCACGAAACTGCCTACCGTAACTGGCAGGCGTCGCGCCACCGGGTCGCGCTGACGAACGAGCTATACCGCGAAAGCCATGAGCGCGAACCGTCACCGTGGTGTGTCAACTGCCATGCACCGCTGCGCCTTTCGGGCAGCGATAGTAAACCGTACCGTGAAGAAGAAGGTGTCTCATGCCTGGTCTGCCACGTGCGCGAGGGCAAAATTCTCGTGAAAAAGTTACCGCAAACCTCCGCTGGTGGGTCGCGCGTCACCCATGCCGGGCCTGCTCATTCTTATTCGGTCGACAACCGGCTGGGTGACGAGAGGTTTTGCGAAGGTTGCCACGAGTTTAATTTTCCCACAGCGGCGACAGCGATGCGCGAAGGGCATGCGCTGCATTATACTGACCAGCCTATGCAGAGCACCGTGAGCGAATACCGCAGTTCGGCCTTCTATGGCAATGTCACCTGCAGCGGCTGCCATCTCTTTCCTTACACGCCAGACTCGCATACATTTCCCGGCGGGCATGCTATTGACCGGCTAAAGAAAGATTTACGCGTCGAGGTTGCGCGGGTGTCGCCCGGCCGAATTGCGCTAAAACTTTTTGCGTCAGGCGTCGGGCACAGCCTGCCAACCGGTGATTTGTTCAGAACTCTCAGGGTGAGAATCATCGACCCGGCAAGTAAGCTCGCAGAAGAGATCGAGCTCCGCCATTATTTTGAACCAATCGCGGGAGCCGCAAACAGCACCACTTTACCTTTAAAGCGCAGGGTGCGCGAAGAGACGTTGCCACCGCCGCAGGCAGATTATATCTCGATGCGCGAATTTACGGTCACATGGCCGGCGTCAGCAGACAGAGTCGTCACCGAACTTTACATCGACTACCTCAACCACATGAGCACCATCACGACGCGCTTGCCTCCACATATGACGCGCCCGCTGATCAAACGCGAAACGCATCGGCTCGCCCCGGCGCGGGGCGCAGATGCAAAGGGTTAG